The following nucleotide sequence is from Glycine max cultivar Williams 82 chromosome 9, Glycine_max_v4.0, whole genome shotgun sequence.
GTATTGTTCTgaacaaatgaaagtaaaagaCTCTGTATCTTTCATCCATCGCTTATGTGATTGATTTTAGATAGGCAGCCACATTATGATTTATGATGTGATTGATATTCAGATATGTTCTCGAGTTAGACACTCAATTCAGGAGTTCAAACCATGCTGAGGGTTACGTCAATGTGTTTCTCTTCTGTGTATGACGGGGTTCCTTTATGTTTTCCACATATTAACTTATTTGGAAATTTTCTCtgaatatttttctatatataaggTGGGAAATTGTTAGGTGGAAAATTGTGATTCGGTTGTTGTTGGAACCAACTTAATGTCATTTACGCATTGTATTTTCCGTTTTTTTGTTTTAGCTAGATATCACGGAAATTCTCAGACTTAGGAAACTTCTATTTCATTATAGGAAAATTCTTTATTGTCTAGCATTGATGTTTTATATGAATTTGCTCAGCGTAGTAGTGATTATATATTATAGTCAACTTTATGTTTGCTTGAGTGTTCATGGATCGGATAATGTACATACGTTAATTGATGCCACTGAAATAAAGGATTGAAGACCCTAAGATTGCattgaatttgttttctttgggaGGGATGAGGAGGGTGGTTGTGATTTTCTGATGTATGGAGTGCTAATATGACTGAATAGCTGATAATAATATGGATTTCTTATATTTGTGCCGggttggatttttattttttatttttatgatattggGTTGGGTTTTGGGTCACCATTGTATGCTTGGTATAATCAATTCTACAACCAACAATTGGCATTCCTACTTATTGCTTTATCctttaaattcatttataattgATTGTTCCCTCATTGATCAGAAGTTAAGGATCTTCAGCAGCAGAAACAATGGATGAAGATAAAACCCAACAACTTCCCAGAAGAATGACCAGGTCTTCAGCTTCATCGTCTCCATCCACTTCAAATAACATAGTTGCAGCAAAAGTAACTAGCCTTGAACCTCTAACAATCAATGACCTTTTAGTTGGGGGAGATCCCATCAGCCTAGATGACATAATTTCTAGCTTTCCTGGTAGAAGTAGCCAGATTCTTGAAGTTGTGCGTCATTTGGGACCTTTGAATTCACCAATGCTTCCTTTGTTCGTATATGGAAGTTCTTCTACCGGAAAAACCAGTATCATTCTTCAATTATTCAGGCATCTCAACAGGCCTATTGTTTTTTCTAGTTGTAGGACATGTTATAACCAGAACATCTTGTTTGAATCTATTCTAAATCAGCTACTTCTCCACAGAAAAAATGCTGCCAATGGTTATTTGAATGCAAAACGCTGTGAAAGACCATCTGATTTTGTCAATTTTCTTCGAGAAGCATTGACCAATGTTATAAGCAATCTGAAGGAGAAGTCAGAGAAGTTGATCTCAAATGAAATGACTCAAGGGAAAATTGGAAATATGATCTACTTGGTATTTGACAATTTTCAGCTTGTTAGGGAGTGGGATAAGAGTTCTACTATATTGCCCTTGCTGTTTAATCTCTATGATCTGCTAAATACGCCTGAGGTGGGTTTGATTTTTATCAGCAGTACTTCTCCAGATACCTTTTACTCTAACATGGGCTATGTTGAGCCTATCCCCATTTACTTTCCTGATTACACAGAAGAAGATATTCGTCAAATATTATTGAGAAACCAAGTGAACCAGAAGCTATATTCCTCATTTCTGGAGTAAGATATTTAATCCCTGTATAACTTTCCATTTTCAGCTTTACATGATGTCATATAGTGAAGactttattttatgtcttgcagTGTATCTCTGAAATCTTTCTGTGGAATTACTAAGCAGATTGATGATTTATCTGCTGCCTTAAAGCcactatatgaaaaatattgtgAACCTTTAAGTGATAAGGGAAAGGGAGTTGCTCCTAATCAAGAAATGAAGCGAAGGCTGCTTGCTCATATCAACCCTCATATTGCCTCCTCTTTGAATGAGATATTTAAGgtttcatctctttcttcaaCTGAAGTTGAGACCCGTAAAGAGGAAAAGTGGAAGGGAAATCTTAGGAGATTGGAGCAATCTAAAGAGCTTGTCAGTCTTGATTTTCATATATCTACTAGTGCAAAGTATCTTCTGATTTCAGCATTCCTTGCCTCCAGAAACCCAGCAACTCTTGATGCTTCACTTTTTGATTCCAAAGGTGGTTCTGATAATCGGAAACGAAAGAGGAAGTAAGTATGATGGTTTGTTACCAAATGTGTTCTTCTGACAACAAAGTAGCATATGATTTTTGTTACAGCCATACTCTTTATCATTGCAAATTTCCTCCCCTACATGTTTTCCTTTTCGTTATTGTCTTTGTAGGAATTAAAATTCTAACTATTGTCTGATTGGATGTTATTCTTTTGTAGTTGATGTTAAAAGTTAACTTTGTGCCCACAGTACCTTTTTTGCTTCTGTTTCATGTCCGAGTTGTGTTTTTTCATGTGTAGGCCCTCTGAGAAAGCGCAGGAACGGAAGGAAACTTTAGAACAGGAACTACTAATGAAAGGACCCGGAACTTTCCCATTGGAGAGGTTGTTAGCCATCTTTCAATGCCTTGTATCAGTTGCAGAAGAACCATCCGACGAGGAGGAACAAAATAATGATGGATTAGGAGTTGAAGGTGGCAATGGTGG
It contains:
- the LOC100782175 gene encoding origin of replication complex subunit 5: MDEDKTQQLPRRMTRSSASSSPSTSNNIVAAKVTSLEPLTINDLLVGGDPISLDDIISSFPGRSSQILEVVRHLGPLNSPMLPLFVYGSSSTGKTSIILQLFRHLNRPIVFSSCRTCYNQNILFESILNQLLLHRKNAANGYLNAKRCERPSDFVNFLREALTNVISNLKEKSEKLISNEMTQGKIGNMIYLVFDNFQLVREWDKSSTILPLLFNLYDLLNTPEVGLIFISSTSPDTFYSNMGYVEPIPIYFPDYTEEDIRQILLRNQVNQKLYSSFLDVSLKSFCGITKQIDDLSAALKPLYEKYCEPLSDKGKGVAPNQEMKRRLLAHINPHIASSLNEIFKVSSLSSTEVETRKEEKWKGNLRRLEQSKELVSLDFHISTSAKYLLISAFLASRNPATLDASLFDSKGGSDNRKRKRKPSEKAQERKETLEQELLMKGPGTFPLERLLAIFQCLVSVAEEPSDEEEQNNDGLGVEGGNGGLMSDILLQLSSLCNSNFIFKGRSCPIEGSTRYRSTISEDLALKVARSLEFPLSKYLYRS